In Frederiksenia canicola, the sequence TTTGATAATCTCCACCCGTTGCGGTGTAAAATTGACCAAAATCACTGATTTTCCATTTCACATAGGAATCTACCAACAAGTCTTTTTTCTCAACAGTGACGAAGCGGTCTTCTTGACCATCGAGCGTTTGAATACGGGCACTTAAGGTTTTCAGCTGATCAATCATTGGCACTTTGAAGTGCAAACCTGGCTCATAAACCACCACTTTATTGTCTGCGTCACGATGCACTTTATTAAAACGTAACATTATGCCACGTTGCCCTTCTTGCACTACGATAATCGACTGAAACAGGACAAACGCCACCACAGCTAAAATTGGAAATAACAGTTTACGCATTGTTAAAATCTCCCTTTACGTGCTGGCACGACAACTTCTTCGACAACATTTGTTGAACCATTTGTAATGGTTGGAACAGATTGTGTTGGCTGTTGATAAACTGGCACGGTAACTCTTGGTTGCTCCGTAACAAGCGGTTGGTTTGATGGATTATTTTGCAAAAGTTTGTCTATTGGCAACACAGTCAAGTTATTGCTATTTGCCCCGTCCATCATCACTTTTGGCGTGTTTTTCATCACTTTTTCCATCGTTTGAATATACAAACGCTCACGCATAATTTCAGGTGCTGCTTTGTATTCAGGAAGAAGTTTGATGAAACGTTCTACTTCCCCTTGTGCATTTAATACCACTTGCTCTTTATAGGCATTAGCTTGCTCTAAAATACGTTGTGCTTGACCACGAGCAATTGGCTCTTGACCACGGGCATAGGCTTCCGCCTCACGAATTAAACGCTGTTCGTCTTCTTGAGCTTTAATCGCATCATCAAATGCCGCTTTCACCTCTTCTGGTGGGCGAGCATACTGGAAGTTCACGTCTGTTACTAATAACCCCATATCGTAGGTTTTAATAATATCCCGCAACGCACTCCACGTTTTTTCACGCACAACGGCACGTCCTGTAGTTAAAATATCGTCCATCGTCATATGACCGATCACATAGCGTAAAGCACTATCTGTTGCTTGTTTCAGGCTTTCGTCGGGTTTGCTCACGTTAAACAGATATTTAGCTGGATCTTCTACACGATATTGTACTGTCATCTCAACACGAACCATGTTTTCATCTTTGGTTAGCATCGAACCACTAGTATTGAGTTCCGAAATCCGCTCAATATTCACAGGGATCACACTATCAATAAACGTTGGTTTCCAGTTCAAGCCCGGTTGAACAATATCATTCAATTTCCCAAAGCGTGTCACCACTCCACGCTCTGCTTCTTGTACGGTATAAAAACCAGAAGCACCCCATACAATAGCACCTAACACAAGGGCAACTGGCAGTAGTTTATTTATTGGAAACGAAGGCGAATTACGGTTAGAACTTGAACCATTTCCCTTGTTTCCACCACCCATTTTTTTGAGCAAATTATTAAAAATTTCTTCTAGATCAGGCGGTTGCTGATCATTTTGTTTATGCTTAGGCTCTTGCTCTGAATTTGATGAGCCTTGTTGCTGTTCAGGCTTTTTCTGCCCAGGTCTACCCCAAGGATCTTGCTGATTGCCTGATTCATTCCACGACATAATTCTCTCCAAGAAAATCTATTTACGCATCTTTTTTACAAAAAAATACAAGCGTTTGATTGTACCGATTTAGTTGAGTTTTGCCTAGTCAATCATTACAATTATTTTACACTTATGATCCGTCAAGATGATTCCACCAATACGTAGTTACCGTTTCTTTATTAAAAACCTCGCCTAGCAATGGTGTGACTGGTGTTACTCCTATTTGTTCCACAAGCGGAATTGAACATAATACTGGATCATGCCAACCATGAATAGAAAGTGGATAAGCCCCCCAATGAACCGGCATAAAACGCTTAGTATTGAGCAATTCAACAGCTTTGGCTGTTTGTTCCGGCAACATATGGTTATCAATCCAATCAATATTGTATTGTCCATTTTCGACAAAAGCTAAATCAAAGCCGCCAAAACGCTCGGCAATGTGGCGAAAATGAGATCCATCACCGAATGCACTATCGCCCGAATAGTAAATTTGCTCGTGAGCAGTTTGGAAAACATAGCCTGCCCATAGGGTTTTATTCTTATCAAATACCCCTCGTGCAGTATTATGTTTGGCAGGGACTGCAGTTAGGGTTAAATCGCCAAGTCGAGCCGATTGCCACCAATCCAACTCTTGAATCCTATCTGCATCAATTCCCCATTTTCGCAACTGCTCGCCCATTGCAAGCGGTACAATAAAGCGTGTTTTTTGCAAATGTTTCTGAGAAACATAATAGCGAACCACTGCTTCATCTAAATGATCATAATGGTTGTGGCTATAAATAATTACGTCCACCAGTGGTAATTCTGTAAGGCTGGCTGGCGGTGCTTGGAAGCGTTTCATCATAATTGGAAAAGGGGAAACAGACTTCGCAAAGACAGGATCGATAAAAATGGTCTGATTTGCCATTCTCATCAATAGCGAGCTATGCCCAAACCAGATAAATTTTGCTTGTGAACTTGGTTGTAAAAAGAATGAAAAATCTGGTTGCAACATCGGCAGAGCGGTGGCAGGCTTAAATTTTTCAGGATAGACTAACATTTGCCAAAAGGCTTGAACTACGCCAATCGCAGATAATTTTTTGTCTGAACCGAGATTAAAAAAACGTTTTGTTTTAGGGCAATAATGAGCACTTTTGGGATATTGGATTGGTTTTTGCATTATTTTTCCTTCTGTTTGCTCCATTTATTTAAGCATAAATCTCAGCATATTCGGTACAAGCGGTCAATTTTGGAGACTTTTTTACAAATGAGATGACTCAAATCATTTATTTTGGCTGTGATATAATAGTTAAGGTAGCGTTATTTATAGCACTATCTACTTTTTATTCAGACCATAGAATCAAGGAGACATTTATGAAACTCTATTATGCGCCAGGTACTTGTGCCTTAGCTTGTTGGGTTGCTTTAGAATGGACAAAAGCGGATTACGAAGCAGTTCGTGCCGATTATTCATCAGAAGAATATAAACGCATCAATCCATTAGCAGCCGTGCCTGCCTTAGATATTGGCGGAAAACGTGCAATGACCCAAGCCTCTGCAATTTTAACCTATATTGCCGATAAACACCCTGAAGCAGAATTAGGCAGTAAAGGGGGCGCAGAAGAAGATTTTGCATTAAATGAAATTATGTCTTTCTTAGCGAGTGATTTCCACCCTGCATTCTGGCCATTCTTTATGCCACATCGTTTCACAACAGATGAAAGTGAAGCTGCAATCAATGCGGTGCGTGAATCAGCTTATGCTCGTATTGATCGTGCAATGCAATATTTAGATAACTTAATTGGCGAAGGTTTACATGTTTATGGCGATCGCCGTAGCATTGCTGATGCTTATGCCTTTGTGATGACCCGTTGGACAGACAAAATGCCAAAAAGCTGGCGTGATTATCCAAATGTAGCTCGCTTTATGCAAGCAATGCAGCAAGATCAAGCAGTTCAATATGTATTAGAAAAACAATAATTGAACAAATAACGAAAAATGCCTAGAGCTAATCTAGGCATTTTTTTATTTTCTTTAGGTAAACGATTGCCTGATTATCCAAAATCATTATAATTCCGCCCTATTTTTTTAACTTATACACATATCAACTATGCAAAAACTTCTTTACCCAGTCGACTCGAAGCCACCTTTTGGCTTAACTCTTTTACTTGCTGCCCAACACTTATTAGCTGCCCTTGGCGGTATTATTGCCGTACCGCTTGTGCTTGGTAATGTGTTACAGCTTCCAACACCTGATACTATCGTGCTTGTTAATGCGGCCTTATTAGTTTCGGGCATTGTTACTATTATTCAGTGTCAAGGTATTGGACCAATTGGCTTACGTTTACCAAGTGTAATGGGAACGAGCTTCACCTTCGTTG encodes:
- the hflK gene encoding FtsH protease activity modulator HflK codes for the protein MSWNESGNQQDPWGRPGQKKPEQQQGSSNSEQEPKHKQNDQQPPDLEEIFNNLLKKMGGGNKGNGSSSNRNSPSFPINKLLPVALVLGAIVWGASGFYTVQEAERGVVTRFGKLNDIVQPGLNWKPTFIDSVIPVNIERISELNTSGSMLTKDENMVRVEMTVQYRVEDPAKYLFNVSKPDESLKQATDSALRYVIGHMTMDDILTTGRAVVREKTWSALRDIIKTYDMGLLVTDVNFQYARPPEEVKAAFDDAIKAQEDEQRLIREAEAYARGQEPIARGQAQRILEQANAYKEQVVLNAQGEVERFIKLLPEYKAAPEIMRERLYIQTMEKVMKNTPKVMMDGANSNNLTVLPIDKLLQNNPSNQPLVTEQPRVTVPVYQQPTQSVPTITNGSTNVVEEVVVPARKGRF
- a CDS encoding MBL fold metallo-hydrolase — its product is MQKPIQYPKSAHYCPKTKRFFNLGSDKKLSAIGVVQAFWQMLVYPEKFKPATALPMLQPDFSFFLQPSSQAKFIWFGHSSLLMRMANQTIFIDPVFAKSVSPFPIMMKRFQAPPASLTELPLVDVIIYSHNHYDHLDEAVVRYYVSQKHLQKTRFIVPLAMGEQLRKWGIDADRIQELDWWQSARLGDLTLTAVPAKHNTARGVFDKNKTLWAGYVFQTAHEQIYYSGDSAFGDGSHFRHIAERFGGFDLAFVENGQYNIDWIDNHMLPEQTAKAVELLNTKRFMPVHWGAYPLSIHGWHDPVLCSIPLVEQIGVTPVTPLLGEVFNKETVTTYWWNHLDGS
- a CDS encoding glutathione S-transferase family protein; this translates as MKLYYAPGTCALACWVALEWTKADYEAVRADYSSEEYKRINPLAAVPALDIGGKRAMTQASAILTYIADKHPEAELGSKGGAEEDFALNEIMSFLASDFHPAFWPFFMPHRFTTDESEAAINAVRESAYARIDRAMQYLDNLIGEGLHVYGDRRSIADAYAFVMTRWTDKMPKSWRDYPNVARFMQAMQQDQAVQYVLEKQ